One genomic window of Vibrio parahaemolyticus includes the following:
- the glyS gene encoding glycine--tRNA ligase subunit beta, protein MAKEFLIELGTEELPPTQLRTLAEAFAANFEAELKGAELAHEGVKWFAAPRRLALKVAALAESQSDKVVEKRGPAVSAAFDAEGNPTKAAQGWARGCGITVDQADRMVTDKGEWLLFKQEVKGQPTSEIVVELAAKALANLPIAKPMRWGNKTTQFIRPVKTLTMLMGSDLIEGEILGVASDRTIRGHRFMGEKEFTIDSAEQYPAILEERGKVMADYEARKAIILADAQKAAAAVGGIADLEDDLVEEVTSLVEWPVVLTAKFEEEFLKVPSEALVYTMKGDQKYFPVYDENKKLLPNFIFVSNIESKEPRYVIEGNEKVVRPRLADAEFFFNTDRKRPLIDRLPELEQAIFQQQLGTIKDKTDRITELAGYIAEQIGADVEKSKRAGLLAKCDLMTSMVFEFTDTQGVMGMHYARHDGEAEEVAVALNEQYMPRFAGDELPSNGVSTAVAMADKLDTIVGIFGIGQAPKGSDPFALRRASLGVLRIIVEYGYNLDLVDLVAKAKSLFGDRLTNDNVEQDVIEFMLGRFRAWYQDEGFSVDIIQAVLARRPTKPADFDQRVKAVSHFRELEAAESLAAANKRVGNILAKFDGELAEEIDLALLQEDAEKALAESVEVMTEALEPAFATGNYQEALSKLADLREPVDAFFDNVMVMADDEALKKNRLTLLNNLRNLFLQIADISLLQK, encoded by the coding sequence ATGGCAAAAGAATTTCTAATCGAGCTAGGTACAGAAGAGCTACCACCAACGCAACTTCGTACTCTAGCTGAAGCATTCGCAGCAAACTTCGAAGCAGAACTAAAAGGCGCTGAGCTTGCTCACGAAGGCGTAAAATGGTTCGCGGCACCTCGTCGTCTTGCATTAAAAGTCGCAGCATTGGCAGAAAGCCAATCAGACAAAGTTGTTGAAAAACGTGGTCCTGCGGTTTCTGCAGCATTTGACGCGGAAGGCAACCCGACCAAAGCAGCTCAAGGCTGGGCACGCGGTTGTGGCATCACGGTTGACCAAGCTGATCGCATGGTAACCGACAAAGGCGAATGGCTACTGTTCAAACAAGAAGTGAAAGGTCAGCCAACGTCTGAGATCGTAGTTGAACTTGCAGCAAAAGCACTAGCAAACCTACCTATCGCAAAACCAATGCGCTGGGGTAACAAAACGACTCAATTTATCCGTCCAGTTAAGACGCTAACCATGCTAATGGGCAGCGATCTAATCGAAGGCGAGATCCTTGGTGTCGCTTCAGACCGCACTATCCGTGGTCACCGCTTCATGGGTGAAAAAGAGTTCACTATCGATTCTGCTGAGCAATACCCTGCGATCCTAGAAGAGCGCGGTAAAGTAATGGCAGATTACGAAGCGCGTAAAGCAATCATCCTAGCTGACGCACAAAAAGCGGCAGCAGCGGTTGGCGGTATCGCTGATCTAGAAGATGACCTAGTAGAAGAAGTAACGTCTCTGGTTGAATGGCCAGTAGTTCTAACAGCGAAGTTTGAAGAAGAGTTCCTAAAAGTGCCTTCTGAAGCGTTGGTTTACACTATGAAAGGTGACCAAAAATACTTCCCTGTTTACGATGAAAACAAGAAGCTACTACCTAACTTCATCTTCGTATCGAACATCGAATCAAAAGAGCCTCGTTACGTAATTGAAGGTAACGAGAAAGTGGTTCGTCCTCGTCTTGCTGACGCAGAGTTTTTCTTCAATACAGACCGTAAGCGTCCGCTTATCGACCGTCTGCCTGAACTAGAACAAGCGATCTTCCAACAGCAACTGGGTACGATCAAAGACAAAACAGACCGCATCACTGAACTTGCAGGCTACATTGCTGAGCAAATCGGTGCTGACGTTGAGAAATCAAAGCGTGCTGGTCTACTAGCAAAATGTGACCTAATGACCTCAATGGTATTCGAATTCACGGATACTCAAGGTGTGATGGGCATGCACTACGCTCGCCACGACGGTGAAGCAGAAGAAGTTGCAGTAGCACTGAATGAGCAATACATGCCTCGTTTCGCAGGTGATGAACTGCCATCTAACGGCGTTTCAACCGCAGTTGCAATGGCTGACAAGCTAGACACAATCGTCGGTATCTTCGGTATTGGTCAAGCGCCTAAAGGTTCTGACCCATTCGCACTACGTCGCGCATCTCTAGGTGTACTACGTATCATCGTTGAATACGGCTACAACCTAGATCTTGTTGACCTAGTAGCGAAAGCGAAGTCACTGTTCGGCGACCGCCTAACCAACGACAACGTTGAACAAGACGTTATCGAGTTCATGCTTGGTCGTTTCCGTGCTTGGTACCAAGACGAAGGCTTCAGCGTAGACATCATTCAAGCTGTACTAGCGCGTCGCCCAACGAAACCAGCAGATTTCGACCAACGTGTAAAAGCGGTTTCTCACTTCCGTGAACTAGAAGCAGCAGAGTCTCTAGCAGCAGCGAACAAACGTGTAGGTAACATCCTAGCGAAATTCGACGGCGAACTAGCAGAAGAAATTGACCTAGCACTTCTACAAGAAGACGCAGAGAAAGCACTAGCAGAAAGCGTTGAAGTAATGACAGAAGCGCTAGAGCCAGCATTTGCTACAGGTAACTACCAAGAAGCCCTAAGCAAGCTAGCTGACCTACGTGAACCAGTGGATGCGTTCTTCGATAACGTAATGGTAATGGCAGACGACGAAGCACTTAAGAAGAACCGTCTGACACTGCTAAACAACCTGCGTAACCTGTTCCTACAGATCGCAGACATTTCTTTGCTTCAAAAGTAA